Proteins encoded within one genomic window of Candidatus Amarolinea dominans:
- a CDS encoding tetratricopeptide repeat protein: MRWPRPNAWAWRRKNSWRRCAPSSRCLPHCARSWPSWPPAGPKSVQRKTWNAPWPAGQICGQGWRLPLLPGAPTYHLSCSLFFSNSPTAASSDMPRTGRPCRHTFPCTGGSECRLWAGLHVELGNSLVQNPLGDRAENLEQAIAAYRQALEVLTRQAMPVEWAQVMLNLANAYSDRIRGDRAENLEQAIAAYRQALEVMTRQAMPVEWATVMMNLANAYSDRIRGDRAENLEEAIAAYRQALEVKTREAMPVEWATVMMNLANAYNQRIRGDRRRTWSRASPPTARRWR, translated from the coding sequence ATGCGTTGGCCGAGGCCGAACGCCTGGGCCTGGCGCCGGAAGAACTCCTGGCGCAGATGCGCGCCGTCGAGCAGATGCCTCCCGCACTGCGCGAGGTCCTGGCCGAGCTGGCCGCCAGCGGGGCCGAAATCCGTTCAGCGGAAGACCTGGAACGCACCCTGGCCAGCCGGCCAGATCTGCGGGCAAGGCTGGAGGCTGCCGCTCCTGCCAGGGGCGCCGACATACCACCTGAGTTGCAGCCTATTCTTCAGCAACTCTCCCACCGCCGCATCATCCGACATGCCTCGCACGGGTCGACCTTGCCGCCATACCTTTCCCTGCACCGGAGGATCAGAATGCCGCCTGTGGGCAGGTCTCCACGTCGAACTGGGCAACAGCCTGGTTCAGAATCCACTCGGCGACCGGGCGGAGAACCTGGAGCAGGCCATCGCCGCCTACCGCCAGGCGCTGGAGGTGCTGACCCGCCAGGCCATGCCGGTCGAGTGGGCGCAAGTCATGCTGAACCTGGCGAACGCCTACTCTGACCGCATTCGGGGCGACCGGGCGGAGAACCTGGAGCAGGCCATCGCCGCCTACCGCCAGGCGCTGGAGGTGATGACCCGCCAGGCCATGCCGGTCGAGTGGGCGACCGTCATGATGAACCTGGCGAACGCCTACTCTGACCGCATTCGGGGCGACCGGGCGGAGAACCTGGAGGAGGCCATCGCCGCCTACCGCCAGGCGCTGGAGGTGAAAACCCGCGAGGCCATGCCCGTCGAGTGGGCGACCGTCATGATGAACCTGGCGAACGCCTACAATCAGCGCATTCGGGGCGACCGGCGGAGAACCTGGAGCAGGGCATCGCCGCCTACCGCCAGGCGCTGGAGGTGA
- a CDS encoding tetratricopeptide repeat protein has protein sequence MPVEWAQVMTNLATAYNQRIRGDRAENLEQAIAAYRQALEVMTHQAMPVEWATVMMNLATAYYSRIRGDRAENLEQAIAAYRQALEVRTRQAMPVEWAACTMGLANAYKNRIRGDRAENLEQAIAAYRQALEVMTHQAMPVEWATVMMNLATAYYSRIRGDRAENLEQAIAAYRQALEVKTREAMPVEWATVMMNLANAYKNRIRDDRAENLEQAIAAYRQALEVRTHQAMPVEWATVMMNLASAYAARIRGDRAENLERAIAAYRQALEVRTRQAMPVEWAQAMMNLATAYKNRIRGDRAENLEQAIAAYRQALEVRTRQAMPVEWATVMINLASAYATRIRGERAENLEQAIAAYRQALEVRTRQAMPVEWAAVMMNLANAYSDRIRGDRAENLEQAIAAYRQALEVNTPAPPEPRTRAPPPPGTGDL, from the coding sequence ATGCCGGTCGAGTGGGCGCAAGTCATGACGAACCTGGCGACCGCCTACAATCAGCGCATTCGGGGCGACCGGGCGGAGAACCTGGAGCAGGCCATCGCCGCCTACCGCCAGGCGCTGGAGGTGATGACCCACCAGGCCATGCCGGTCGAGTGGGCGACCGTCATGATGAACCTGGCGACCGCCTACTATTCACGCATTCGGGGCGACCGGGCGGAGAACCTGGAGCAGGCCATCGCCGCCTACCGCCAGGCGCTGGAGGTGAGGACCCGCCAGGCCATGCCGGTCGAGTGGGCGGCATGCACGATGGGCCTGGCGAACGCCTACAAGAACCGCATTCGAGGCGACCGGGCAGAGAACCTGGAGCAGGCCATCGCCGCCTACCGCCAGGCGCTGGAGGTGATGACCCACCAGGCCATGCCGGTCGAGTGGGCGACCGTCATGATGAACCTGGCGACCGCCTACTATTCCCGCATTCGGGGCGACCGGGCGGAGAACCTGGAGCAGGCCATCGCCGCCTACCGCCAGGCGCTGGAGGTGAAAACCCGCGAGGCCATGCCCGTCGAGTGGGCGACCGTCATGATGAACCTGGCGAACGCCTACAAGAACCGCATTCGGGACGACCGGGCAGAGAACCTGGAGCAGGCCATCGCCGCCTACCGCCAGGCGCTGGAGGTGAGGACCCACCAGGCCATGCCGGTCGAGTGGGCGACCGTCATGATGAACCTGGCGAGTGCCTACGCTGCCCGCATTCGAGGCGACCGGGCGGAGAACCTGGAGCGGGCCATCGCGGCCTACCGCCAGGCGCTGGAGGTGAGGACCCGCCAGGCCATGCCGGTCGAGTGGGCGCAAGCCATGATGAACCTGGCGACCGCCTACAAGAACCGCATTCGGGGCGACCGGGCGGAGAACCTGGAGCAGGCCATCGCCGCCTACCGCCAGGCGCTGGAGGTGAGGACCCGCCAGGCCATGCCGGTCGAGTGGGCGACCGTCATGATAAACCTGGCGAGCGCCTACGCTACACGCATTCGGGGCGAGCGGGCGGAGAACCTGGAGCAGGCCATCGCTGCCTACCGCCAGGCGCTGGAGGTGAGGACACGCCAGGCCATGCCGGTCGAGTGGGCGGCCGTCATGATGAACCTGGCGAACGCCTACTCTGACCGCATTCGGGGCGACCGGGCGGAGAACCTGGAGCAGGCCATCGCCGCCTACCGCCAGGCGCTGGAGGTGAACACCCCAGCCCCGCCGGAACCGCGAACGCGAGCACCGCCACCGCCAGGCACTGGAGATCTTTAG
- a CDS encoding CHAT domain-containing protein, with protein MANLLFGERRYALVVDPYRLAMQATDTLLQASLVRGSKEVELREIQGLPANAAYALAQLGRLEDAVVALEQGRTRLLAEALEQSRRDLERLPALGHGDLYERYRAASDRLAVLQQQAGQPAGAGPDHPAGPRDYAAWRQELEAARRDLDETIAAIRSVSVDGQQPYADFLLPPTFARIAAAVQPGVPLIYLLTTEPGGLALFVRRETAADAVAVVTAAPLGLTAPALRALLMGPADDPALGGYLGAYSAWVRDARNPAKRQAWYDQLEQTTRDLGDKVMGPVVAHLQSLGARQAVLIPSGLLALLPLHAAWTQPDGRRRYALDDLTLTYAPSAGALQHARELAGQTRDLRLLAVDEPQPVAANRLPNSAAEVAAIGALFADPTVLHHGEARREAVLAALPAAQVVHFSCHGANNWQKPLQSGLVMAHDDLLTVADVLALCRAGARLATLSACETGIVGADLPDEVVALPAALTQAGFAGVVASLWSVADVSTAMLMERFYRLWRQEGLPPGEALAAAQRWLRDTTNQEKADYFGHDIPDLDGARMPQAIAADFFEQVAERHQQEQSFEHPFWWAAFYLTGV; from the coding sequence TTGGCCAATCTCTTGTTTGGCGAGCGTCGTTACGCGCTGGTCGTTGATCCGTATCGCCTGGCCATGCAGGCCACCGACACTCTGTTGCAGGCTTCCCTGGTGCGCGGCAGCAAGGAAGTCGAACTGCGGGAGATCCAAGGCCTGCCGGCCAACGCCGCCTACGCCCTGGCCCAACTCGGCCGGCTCGAAGACGCCGTCGTCGCGCTCGAACAGGGTCGCACCCGGCTGCTGGCCGAAGCGCTCGAACAGAGCCGCCGCGACCTGGAACGCCTGCCCGCGCTGGGTCACGGCGACCTCTACGAGCGCTACCGCGCCGCGTCCGATCGCCTCGCTGTCCTGCAGCAGCAGGCCGGCCAGCCCGCAGGCGCCGGCCCGGATCACCCGGCCGGCCCGCGCGACTACGCCGCCTGGCGTCAGGAGCTGGAGGCAGCCCGCCGCGATCTGGATGAAACCATCGCGGCCATCCGCAGCGTGTCGGTGGACGGCCAGCAGCCCTACGCCGATTTCCTGCTGCCCCCGACATTCGCCCGCATCGCCGCCGCGGTGCAGCCCGGCGTGCCCCTGATTTATCTGCTGACGACCGAACCCGGCGGACTGGCCCTGTTCGTGCGGCGCGAGACCGCCGCTGACGCCGTGGCGGTTGTCACTGCCGCGCCGTTGGGCCTCACCGCACCCGCGCTGCGCGCGCTACTGATGGGGCCAGCCGACGATCCTGCCCTGGGCGGCTACCTGGGCGCGTACAGCGCCTGGGTGCGCGACGCGCGCAACCCGGCCAAGCGTCAGGCGTGGTACGATCAGCTCGAGCAGACCACGCGCGACCTCGGCGACAAGGTCATGGGGCCGGTCGTGGCCCATTTGCAGAGCCTGGGCGCCAGGCAGGCGGTTCTCATCCCCAGTGGCCTGCTGGCCCTGCTGCCCCTGCACGCAGCCTGGACGCAGCCAGACGGGCGTCGCCGCTACGCGCTGGACGACCTCACCCTGACCTATGCGCCGTCGGCCGGCGCCTTGCAACATGCCCGCGAACTGGCCGGCCAGACGCGCGATCTGCGCCTGCTGGCCGTGGACGAGCCGCAGCCAGTCGCGGCCAACCGTCTGCCCAACTCGGCGGCCGAAGTGGCCGCCATCGGCGCGCTCTTTGCCGATCCCACCGTTTTGCACCACGGCGAGGCCAGGCGCGAGGCGGTCCTGGCCGCCTTACCCGCGGCGCAGGTGGTCCACTTCTCCTGTCATGGCGCCAACAACTGGCAGAAGCCCCTGCAGAGTGGCCTGGTGATGGCCCACGATGATCTGCTGACCGTGGCCGATGTGCTGGCCCTGTGCCGGGCCGGCGCCCGGCTGGCCACCCTCTCCGCCTGCGAGACCGGCATCGTCGGCGCCGATTTACCCGACGAGGTGGTGGCCCTGCCCGCGGCCCTCACGCAGGCCGGTTTTGCCGGCGTGGTGGCCTCGCTCTGGTCGGTGGCGGACGTCAGCACCGCGATGCTGATGGAGCGCTTCTACCGTCTGTGGCGCCAGGAGGGGCTGCCCCCTGGCGAGGCCCTGGCCGCGGCGCAGCGCTGGTTGCGCGATACGACCAACCAGGAGAAGGCGGACTACTTCGGGCATGACATTCCGGACCTCGATGGCGCCCGTATGCCACAGGCGATTGCCGCTGATTTCTTCGAGCAGGTGGCCGAACGCCATCAGCAGGAGCAGAGCTTCGAGCATCCCTTCTGGTGGGCTGCTTTCTACCTGACCGGGGTGTGA
- a CDS encoding CHAT domain-containing protein: MGIITMEVITMDKNAQLLAALRQLEPELPGLFGPDWPQVADRLRQLRDELTHVAPARASIVRVTILNIFGNYPAAHTRLVATLDVMQAGAAPKGGLERHYQPPAATTVIRYTDIACPSQVWVQTPRIAVVVRLTVQPPAYSAAIASMALDTHLPVRLRLAAPGFDLLNAAEQETPVLPGADSPPVVFDLRPHTVGPTRVTVDFFQAGNLAGTVSVAVEITAAPSSAVEIPRHALALRIAPSAEPPAYQLHIAYERFQQRPALVFTLFRGNKPGQTFHPVPLMTDPQTEANRLLAQLTDLTDHLDPTAKLAHQARRTLPAADAERRLRSLGQNLWKSLIPADLKAVYEHERGAWRDASMLLVSDEPYFPWELLWPYGEDWQDQDEGPWCLTLRLTRWLRRDEQGNGHDGPPTTLSLRRLACLAPTDSGLNYAQDECDHLRSQIAGRGLRDASPAAATWSDTLDLLEGGDFDWLHVAAHGSFYSDTPDLDAALWLQDGRSLTPDSIVGPAIEAHLKRQRPGFVFNACHGSRQGWALTGLGGWANRLISSGAGLFLAPLWTVTDRQAAHFAVTFYERLFAGDAVADAVRQARLAARQVGDPTWLAYSVYAHPNARLVAGA; this comes from the coding sequence ATGGGGATCATCACGATGGAGGTCATCACGATGGACAAGAACGCACAACTCCTGGCCGCTCTGCGTCAGCTTGAGCCGGAGCTGCCCGGCCTGTTCGGGCCGGACTGGCCGCAGGTTGCAGACCGTTTGCGCCAGTTGCGCGACGAGCTGACGCATGTCGCCCCGGCGCGCGCCAGCATCGTCCGGGTCACGATTCTGAACATCTTCGGTAACTACCCGGCCGCCCACACCCGCTTGGTTGCGACCCTGGACGTGATGCAGGCCGGCGCAGCTCCCAAAGGCGGCCTGGAACGTCACTACCAGCCGCCCGCGGCCACGACCGTCATCCGCTACACCGACATCGCCTGCCCGTCGCAGGTGTGGGTGCAGACCCCGCGCATCGCGGTCGTCGTGCGCCTGACCGTGCAGCCGCCGGCGTACAGCGCGGCCATCGCCTCGATGGCCCTGGACACCCACCTTCCCGTGCGTCTGCGCCTGGCCGCACCGGGCTTCGATCTGCTCAATGCGGCCGAGCAGGAGACTCCGGTTCTCCCTGGTGCGGACAGCCCGCCGGTCGTCTTCGACCTGCGTCCGCACACGGTCGGCCCCACGCGGGTGACGGTGGACTTCTTCCAGGCCGGCAACCTGGCGGGCACGGTCAGTGTGGCCGTGGAGATTACCGCCGCTCCCAGCAGCGCCGTGGAGATTCCGCGCCACGCGCTCGCACTGCGCATCGCTCCGTCGGCCGAGCCGCCCGCGTACCAGCTTCACATCGCCTACGAGCGCTTTCAGCAGCGGCCGGCGCTGGTCTTCACCCTCTTTCGCGGCAACAAGCCAGGGCAAACCTTCCATCCCGTGCCGTTGATGACGGATCCGCAGACGGAGGCCAATCGTTTGTTGGCGCAGTTGACCGATCTCACCGATCACCTCGACCCCACGGCCAAACTCGCGCATCAGGCCCGCCGCACGCTCCCGGCCGCGGACGCGGAGCGCCGCCTGCGCAGTCTGGGACAGAATCTATGGAAATCGCTGATTCCGGCCGATCTCAAGGCGGTGTACGAGCACGAGCGCGGCGCGTGGCGTGATGCTTCCATGCTCCTCGTTTCCGATGAGCCTTATTTCCCCTGGGAACTGCTCTGGCCCTACGGCGAGGATTGGCAGGATCAGGATGAGGGCCCCTGGTGCCTGACCCTGCGCCTGACCCGCTGGCTGCGCCGGGATGAGCAGGGCAATGGTCACGACGGCCCGCCCACGACCCTCTCCCTGCGGCGGCTGGCCTGCCTGGCCCCCACCGATTCCGGGCTGAACTATGCGCAGGACGAATGTGACCACCTGCGTTCACAAATTGCCGGGCGCGGTCTGCGCGATGCCAGCCCCGCGGCCGCCACCTGGTCAGACACGCTGGATTTGCTGGAAGGCGGCGATTTCGACTGGCTGCACGTCGCCGCCCACGGCTCGTTCTACTCCGATACGCCCGATCTCGACGCTGCGCTCTGGCTGCAAGACGGTCGCAGCCTGACGCCTGACAGCATTGTCGGCCCGGCCATCGAGGCGCACCTCAAGCGCCAACGGCCCGGGTTCGTCTTCAACGCCTGCCACGGCAGCCGTCAGGGCTGGGCGTTGACCGGGTTGGGCGGCTGGGCCAACCGGCTCATCAGCAGCGGCGCGGGTCTCTTCCTGGCGCCCCTGTGGACCGTCACCGATCGCCAGGCCGCGCACTTCGCCGTGACCTTCTACGAGCGGCTCTTCGCCGGCGACGCCGTCGCCGATGCCGTGCGCCAGGCGCGCCTGGCCGCTCGCCAGGTTGGCGATCCCACCTGGCTGGCGTATAGTGTGTACGCGCATCCGAATGCGCGGTTGGTGGCTGGTGCGTAG
- the ftcD gene encoding glutamate formimidoyltransferase translates to MQQLVECVPNFSEGRRPEIVQAIVEAMRGPGVSLLDVESDADHNRSVVTLVGEPGVILEAAYQGIATAARLIDLEQHRGAHQRLGATDVVPFVPLRGMTMAECVTLAQRLGQRVGSELQIPVYLYEAAATRPERVNLADVRRGEYELLKTEIGVNPARTPDYGPAVVGPAGATIIGARGFLVAFNAYLNTDNVEIAKKVAKALRHSSGGLRFVKAMGLLVEGRAQVSMNLTDFTGTPIHRAVEMIRSEAARYGCMIERTELVGMIPQQALLDAAQWYLQIDNFTPEMVLENRLG, encoded by the coding sequence GTGCAACAACTGGTTGAATGTGTGCCGAATTTCAGCGAAGGACGCCGGCCGGAGATCGTGCAGGCCATTGTGGAGGCCATGCGCGGGCCGGGCGTCTCGCTGTTGGACGTGGAGAGCGACGCGGACCATAACCGCTCGGTGGTGACGCTGGTGGGCGAGCCGGGGGTCATCCTGGAAGCGGCGTACCAGGGCATTGCGACGGCGGCGCGTCTGATTGACCTGGAGCAGCACCGGGGCGCGCATCAACGGCTGGGCGCCACTGACGTGGTGCCGTTCGTGCCCTTGCGCGGCATGACGATGGCGGAGTGTGTGACGCTGGCGCAGCGCCTGGGGCAGCGCGTCGGCAGCGAGCTGCAGATTCCGGTCTATCTGTACGAGGCGGCGGCCACGCGGCCGGAGCGCGTCAACCTGGCGGATGTGCGCCGCGGGGAGTATGAGCTGCTCAAGACGGAGATCGGCGTCAATCCGGCGCGCACGCCAGACTACGGCCCGGCGGTTGTGGGGCCGGCGGGCGCCACGATCATCGGCGCGCGTGGCTTCCTGGTGGCGTTCAACGCGTATCTGAACACCGACAACGTGGAGATTGCGAAGAAGGTGGCCAAGGCGCTGCGCCATTCCAGCGGCGGCCTGCGCTTCGTCAAGGCGATGGGGCTGTTGGTGGAGGGCCGGGCGCAGGTTTCCATGAATCTGACCGATTTCACGGGGACGCCCATTCACCGGGCGGTGGAGATGATCCGCTCCGAGGCCGCGCGCTACGGCTGCATGATCGAACGGACCGAGCTGGTCGGCATGATCCCCCAGCAAGCCCTGCTGGACGCCGCGCAGTGGTATCTGCAGATTGACAACTTCACGCCGGAGATGGTGCTGGAAAACCGGCTGGGTTGA